One Vibrio neonatus genomic window carries:
- a CDS encoding AEC family transporter, with amino-acid sequence MGLLDQLAFSISVTGPICLILVMGVVLKKTSVINDVFIQSASNLVFKVTLPTMLFLSLVEADHDFATSASLVGFTVGSSLLFFAFCTALVGVILKGNKDNGVTIQGAFRSNTGIIALAYVANIYGSDGVATAAIYVAATTLLYNVLAVISLTPKGEQSGSSAIKAMSKSITSNPLIISIIAGLLYSAIGLPIPKVASDAGHYFASMTLPLALLCTGGSLDLKSLRAETFATWLATVVKLVVAPIFSCLLAYALGFRAEALGIIFFMTAAPTAAASYIMARSMGGNSTLAANIIALTTILSVITTTIGLVILNSMNLLY; translated from the coding sequence ATGGGACTTTTAGATCAGCTCGCTTTTTCCATCTCGGTAACTGGGCCAATCTGTTTAATCTTGGTTATGGGCGTTGTCCTAAAAAAGACATCCGTAATTAATGACGTATTTATACAGAGCGCATCCAACCTCGTCTTTAAAGTCACCTTACCGACCATGCTGTTTCTTAGCCTTGTGGAAGCCGATCATGACTTTGCCACCAGCGCCTCGTTAGTGGGCTTTACTGTGGGCAGTAGCTTGCTGTTTTTTGCTTTTTGTACTGCGCTAGTTGGCGTGATATTAAAAGGAAACAAAGACAACGGCGTTACCATACAAGGGGCATTTCGCTCGAACACCGGGATTATTGCCCTTGCCTACGTCGCTAATATTTACGGTAGCGATGGCGTTGCTACAGCGGCAATATACGTGGCGGCAACAACTCTGCTTTATAACGTATTGGCGGTTATATCGTTAACACCGAAAGGCGAACAGTCAGGCAGTAGCGCAATAAAAGCCATGAGCAAAAGCATTACTAGCAATCCACTGATCATCTCAATTATTGCAGGACTGCTCTACTCTGCTATAGGCTTGCCGATCCCTAAGGTTGCCTCAGACGCCGGTCATTACTTTGCTAGCATGACCTTACCTCTTGCGCTGCTTTGTACAGGCGGTTCACTGGATCTTAAATCACTGCGAGCAGAAACCTTTGCCACTTGGCTTGCGACTGTAGTTAAGCTGGTTGTTGCACCAATATTTAGCTGTTTATTAGCCTACGCGCTAGGATTTCGCGCCGAAGCGCTAGGCATCATCTTCTTTATGACCGCAGCGCCAACCGCCGCCGCCAGTTATATTATGGCTCGCTCAATGGGCGGAAACTCAACTCTGGCAGCCAATATTATCGCTCTAACCACTATCTTGTCGGTTATTACCACCACTATTGGTTTGGTAATTCTAAATAGTATGAATTTACTGTATTAA
- a CDS encoding formate dehydrogenase subunit gamma yields the protein MLASVLMAFSLPTYAEQKHNDTAQKEMVQLAGADYWREVKGGVEGTTTSASPEHGILISVPGQTWFILKEKWMSPAAAVAIFGSIMMVVLAYFLVGPLMLSKPRTGRKLKRWSRMDRALHWTMAFTFLTLAFSGLMLVYGKHFLKPYIPSDIWGLVIYSAKQYHNYIGPIFYILLIFMFVKWWRKSLFTKVDLQWFMKMGGMVGKHKGSHPSAGFSNGGEKVIYWLLIVFGVVLATSGVILDFPIFDQTRRDMEVANLVHMISALVLICGFVFHIYIGLVGMEGALEGMVTGKVDETWAKEHHDQWYAEVKDQLEEAPVKDKSNKDGVSNE from the coding sequence ATGTTGGCAAGTGTCTTAATGGCATTTAGCTTGCCAACGTATGCTGAGCAAAAACACAACGACACTGCGCAAAAAGAGATGGTGCAATTGGCTGGCGCGGATTATTGGCGTGAGGTCAAAGGAGGCGTGGAGGGTACTACCACTTCAGCGTCTCCTGAGCACGGCATTTTGATCAGTGTGCCGGGTCAAACTTGGTTCATTTTAAAAGAGAAGTGGATGTCACCTGCGGCCGCTGTCGCTATCTTTGGTAGCATCATGATGGTGGTATTGGCGTATTTCTTAGTTGGCCCATTAATGCTAAGTAAGCCTCGCACTGGAAGAAAGCTCAAGCGCTGGAGTCGTATGGACCGAGCGCTGCACTGGACGATGGCATTTACCTTTTTAACCTTAGCCTTTAGCGGTTTGATGTTGGTTTACGGTAAGCACTTCTTAAAGCCTTATATTCCTTCCGATATATGGGGTTTAGTGATTTATAGCGCCAAGCAGTATCACAACTATATCGGTCCTATTTTCTATATTTTGCTTATCTTCATGTTCGTGAAATGGTGGCGAAAATCGCTATTTACCAAAGTGGATTTGCAATGGTTTATGAAAATGGGCGGTATGGTCGGAAAGCATAAAGGCTCACATCCATCGGCTGGATTTTCTAACGGTGGTGAGAAGGTGATCTATTGGTTACTGATTGTGTTTGGTGTGGTGCTTGCAACCAGTGGCGTGATATTAGACTTCCCAATTTTTGACCAAACTCGCCGCGATATGGAAGTGGCTAACTTAGTGCACATGATTTCGGCACTAGTGCTCATCTGTGGTTTTGTATTCCATATCTATATTGGTTTAGTGGGTATGGAAGGGGCGCTTGAAGGCATGGTGACAGGCAAGGTTGATGAAACTTGGGCCAAAGAGCATCACGATCAGTGGTATGCAGAGGTGAAAGATCAATTGGAAGAGGCACCGGTTAAAGACAAAAGTAACAAGGATGGGGTAAGCAATGAATAA
- a CDS encoding formate dehydrogenase subunit alpha, which produces MKLTKRSESTSSPNKKFGISRRTFMRNSSLAAGGAVVGAGLLAPSMMRKAQAQPESGDVNVEIKRTICSHCSVGCGIYAEVQNGVWTGQEPAFDHPFNLGGHCAKGAALREHGRGEKRLKYPMKLEGGKWKKLTWEQAINEIGDNALKIRQESGPDSVYWLGSAKHNNEQAYMFRKMASLWGTNNVDHQARICHSTTVSGVANTWGYGAMTNSFNDMHNCKSMLFIGSNPAEAHPVAMQHILIAKEKNSCKIVVADPRRTRTAAKSDHYIALRPGTDVAFIWGLLWHIFQNQWEDKEFIRQRVFGMDEIRQEVAKWTPDKVEHVTGASKDQMYKTAKILSENRPGCIVWCMGGTQHTTGNNNTRAYCVLELALGNMGKSGGGANIFRGHDNVQGATDLGVLSHTLPGYYGLAPGAWKHWSKVWDLDYQWVQDRFDQTKYRGKQPMNNMGIPVSRWVDGVLEDKQNIEQNDNIRAMFYWGHAVNSQTRGTEIRKAMQKLEMMVIVDPYPTVAAVMNDRTDGVYLLPATTQFETHGSVTASNRSLQWRDQVVEPLFESKPDHEIMYLLTKKLGYSDQMFKNIAVKDNQPVIEDVTREFNKGMWTIGYSGQSPERLKEHQQNWHTFHKTTLSAEGGPVNGETYGLPWPCWGTPDMKHPGTHILYDTSKTVAEGGGNFRARFGVEFEGENLLAEDSYSKGCELEDGFPEFSDKLLKSLGWWDDLTSEEKAAAEGKNWKTDLSGGIQRVAIKHGCIPYGNAKARAVVWTFPDRVPLHREPLYTPRRDLVKDYPTWDDSESIYRLPTLYKSIQGVDKSKEYPIVLTTGRLVEYEGGGEETRSSPWLAELQREMFVEVNPKDANDLGIRDGEMVWVEGAEKGRVHVKAMVTRRVSPGLAFMPFHFGGKFQGEDLTERYPEGTVPYVIGEAANTATTYGYDPVTQMQETKVTLCNIRKA; this is translated from the coding sequence ATGAAACTGACTAAACGTTCTGAAAGTACCTCAAGCCCTAATAAAAAGTTTGGTATCAGCCGTCGTACCTTTATGCGCAATTCATCACTGGCCGCTGGTGGCGCAGTGGTTGGCGCAGGGTTGCTAGCGCCGAGCATGATGCGAAAAGCCCAAGCCCAGCCAGAATCGGGCGATGTTAACGTAGAGATAAAGCGCACTATTTGTTCACACTGTTCGGTAGGTTGCGGCATTTACGCCGAAGTACAAAACGGCGTGTGGACAGGGCAAGAGCCTGCTTTTGATCATCCGTTTAACCTTGGCGGTCATTGCGCAAAAGGTGCTGCCTTGCGTGAGCATGGTCGCGGCGAAAAACGTCTTAAATACCCAATGAAACTTGAAGGCGGTAAGTGGAAAAAACTCACTTGGGAACAAGCCATCAATGAGATTGGCGATAATGCGCTTAAAATTCGTCAAGAGTCAGGGCCCGATTCAGTTTATTGGCTCGGCAGTGCAAAACACAACAACGAACAAGCCTATATGTTTAGAAAAATGGCGTCGTTGTGGGGCACAAACAATGTCGATCACCAAGCCCGTATTTGTCACTCCACCACAGTATCAGGGGTAGCAAATACCTGGGGTTATGGTGCAATGACCAATTCCTTTAATGACATGCACAACTGTAAGTCAATGCTGTTCATTGGTTCAAACCCAGCCGAAGCGCACCCCGTTGCCATGCAGCACATCTTGATCGCGAAAGAGAAAAACAGCTGTAAAATTGTGGTTGCCGATCCTAGACGTACTCGCACAGCGGCAAAATCCGATCATTACATCGCTCTGCGTCCGGGTACTGATGTGGCGTTTATTTGGGGCTTGTTGTGGCACATTTTCCAAAACCAGTGGGAAGACAAAGAGTTTATCCGCCAACGTGTATTTGGCATGGATGAAATTCGTCAAGAAGTGGCGAAATGGACACCCGATAAAGTGGAGCACGTAACGGGCGCTTCTAAAGATCAAATGTACAAAACCGCGAAGATCTTATCGGAGAATCGACCGGGGTGTATTGTTTGGTGTATGGGCGGCACTCAGCACACCACAGGTAATAACAACACTCGTGCATACTGCGTTTTAGAGCTGGCTCTTGGCAATATGGGTAAATCGGGCGGCGGTGCCAATATCTTCCGTGGTCACGATAACGTACAGGGCGCAACTGACCTTGGCGTATTGTCACATACACTGCCGGGTTATTACGGTCTCGCACCGGGGGCTTGGAAGCATTGGTCAAAGGTATGGGATCTTGATTATCAATGGGTTCAAGACCGTTTCGATCAAACCAAATACCGCGGCAAGCAACCAATGAATAACATGGGTATTCCTGTTTCTCGTTGGGTCGATGGAGTGTTAGAAGACAAACAGAATATCGAACAAAACGACAATATCCGCGCCATGTTCTATTGGGGGCATGCGGTGAACTCGCAAACCCGTGGTACGGAAATTCGTAAAGCGATGCAAAAGTTGGAGATGATGGTTATTGTCGACCCATATCCAACGGTGGCGGCGGTCATGAATGACCGTACTGACGGCGTGTATCTACTCCCTGCAACAACACAATTTGAGACACACGGCTCAGTCACCGCATCAAACCGCTCATTGCAATGGCGAGATCAAGTTGTTGAGCCGTTGTTCGAATCAAAACCTGATCACGAAATCATGTATCTGTTGACCAAAAAATTGGGTTATTCAGATCAAATGTTTAAAAACATCGCAGTCAAAGATAACCAACCGGTGATCGAAGATGTGACCCGTGAATTTAACAAAGGCATGTGGACTATCGGCTATAGCGGTCAAAGCCCAGAGCGCCTTAAAGAACACCAGCAAAACTGGCATACCTTCCACAAAACGACCTTGTCGGCGGAAGGTGGCCCTGTCAATGGTGAAACCTATGGATTGCCTTGGCCTTGTTGGGGTACGCCAGACATGAAACACCCAGGCACGCATATTTTATATGACACTTCAAAAACCGTTGCTGAAGGTGGCGGTAACTTCCGTGCTCGCTTTGGTGTGGAATTTGAAGGTGAGAATTTGCTTGCTGAAGACAGCTACTCGAAAGGGTGTGAGCTTGAAGATGGCTTCCCTGAGTTTAGTGATAAGTTGCTGAAAAGTTTAGGCTGGTGGGACGATCTTACCAGTGAAGAAAAAGCCGCCGCCGAAGGTAAAAACTGGAAGACGGATCTGTCAGGCGGGATTCAGCGCGTTGCCATTAAACACGGCTGTATTCCTTACGGTAATGCTAAAGCCCGCGCGGTAGTGTGGACATTCCCAGACCGTGTGCCACTGCACAGAGAGCCACTGTACACGCCTCGTCGCGATCTGGTTAAAGATTATCCTACATGGGATGACAGCGAATCTATTTATCGTCTGCCTACTTTGTACAAGAGTATTCAAGGTGTCGATAAATCGAAAGAATACCCAATTGTACTGACCACTGGACGCTTGGTGGAATACGAAGGGGGTGGTGAAGAAACACGTTCTAGCCCTTGGCTTGCCGAGCTACAGCGAGAAATGTTTGTCGAAGTCAATCCAAAAGATGCTAACGATCTTGGCATTCGAGATGGTGAGATGGTTTGGGTTGAAGGTGCAGAGAAAGGCAGAGTGCATGTGAAAGCTATGGTGACGCGTCGCGTAAGTCCGGGATTAGCCTTTATGCCGTTCCACTTTGGTGGCAAGTTCCAAGGCGAAGACTTAACCGAACGCTACCCTGAGGGCACTGTTCCTTATGTCATTGGTGAAGCCGCCAATACAGCAACCACTTATGGTTATGACCCAGTTACGCAGATGCAAGAGACCAAAGTGACTCTGTGTAATATTCGAAAAGCGTAA
- a CDS encoding TorD/DmsD family molecular chaperone, which yields MHNQVPQSPRSDIYLLLATLFRQAPDAQLMQWLAQLNNEEESSAMSADWQALSQLATEASLESVAEEYQDLFIGIGRGEVMPFASWHRNGALMEKPLIELRQDLSSLGFERNDSVKEPEDHIAALCEVMAMLIEENSPQQGVFFNRHIASWYKDLVKQIQDAKAAEFYRVVANLLAQFMELEEVALSEQSIAVRSSELD from the coding sequence ATGCATAACCAAGTACCACAATCACCGCGATCAGACATCTATTTGCTGTTAGCAACATTGTTTAGACAAGCGCCAGATGCTCAGCTAATGCAGTGGTTGGCACAGTTAAACAATGAGGAAGAGTCAAGCGCCATGAGCGCTGATTGGCAAGCACTTAGCCAGTTGGCAACAGAGGCGTCACTTGAATCAGTTGCAGAAGAATATCAAGACCTATTTATTGGCATTGGGCGTGGTGAAGTGATGCCTTTTGCATCGTGGCACCGAAATGGCGCATTAATGGAAAAACCGTTAATTGAACTTCGCCAAGACCTTTCATCATTGGGCTTTGAGCGCAACGACAGCGTTAAAGAACCAGAAGACCACATTGCCGCTCTCTGTGAAGTGATGGCGATGTTGATAGAAGAGAACTCACCTCAGCAGGGGGTGTTTTTTAATCGTCATATTGCGAGTTGGTATAAAGATTTAGTGAAACAAATTCAGGATGCAAAAGCAGCTGAGTTTTATCGAGTTGTCGCAAACCTACTAGCCCAGTTTATGGAGCTAGAAGAGGTTGCGTTGAGTGAGCAGAGCATTGCTGTTCGTTCTAGTGAGTTGGATTAG
- a CDS encoding YehS family protein, whose protein sequence is MTNNDILRRIRYTFDLKDADMINVFAAADLEVTRSQVSNWLKREEDEQFCKIIDKELAIFLNGFINIKRGKREGEQPKPESRLTNNMIFMKLRIALNMKAEDILDTLKVADLNVSKHELSAFFRKPDNKHYRECKDQILRNFLTGVQLQLRPTDTEND, encoded by the coding sequence TTGACTAATAACGATATTTTACGCCGTATTCGCTATACCTTTGACCTTAAAGACGCAGACATGATTAATGTGTTTGCTGCCGCTGATCTTGAGGTTACACGATCTCAAGTGAGTAACTGGCTAAAGAGAGAGGAAGACGAACAGTTTTGTAAGATCATCGACAAAGAATTGGCTATTTTCCTAAACGGATTTATCAATATAAAACGTGGTAAACGTGAAGGGGAACAACCTAAGCCTGAGTCTCGCTTAACCAACAATATGATTTTCATGAAACTTCGCATTGCGTTAAACATGAAAGCCGAAGACATTTTGGACACGTTAAAAGTGGCTGACTTAAATGTGAGTAAGCACGAGCTAAGCGCGTTTTTCCGTAAGCCTGACAACAAGCATTACCGCGAGTGTAAAGACCAAATCCTGCGCAACTTTTTAACGGGTGTGCAACTGCAACTTCGCCCAACAGATACTGAAAACGATTAA
- a CDS encoding peptidase U32 family protein: MKREQFELLAPGGDLDSIKAAIAAGADAIYCGLDRFNARNRATNLTLDNLNGVIELAHQHQCKIFVTLNVLILESELPAIVRLLSQLNTTKVDGVIVQDLGLAYLLKHHFPELDVHASTQLNTHNEGQILFLNQLGTSRVNLSRELNIQEIKHLAQFGLQHDVLMEVFVHGSYCIGFSGLCYISSARNGASGNRGRCSQPCRDQYQTTEMGSHYPLNLKDNSAFGDLEALVDAGVYSLKVEGRIKKSHYVFTVVDNWRKQIDRFCDGEPLLTDKTELYTVFNRDFSNGFLQGNFGKNMFIDNPRDNAVTHFSKVYQCTSEEQVNSVKTKLYDDKTQIIEHVAKATADFDVTAETGHGSTLKSGIDTSKILTLSHHQPENAVAHLSVLISSPEDVSLLSHCDVDVYYQMPMGVKAELAKLITLFTEHPQLKPCFPAILIGEDFSASIEFLAAVRPEMLITNNAGVAYQAQQMNLAWVAGPHMNTSNSFAMHCQQQEFGATGAFISNELSKVQIRQLKRPQNFRTFYSIYHPNTLLTSRQCLFQQTEGCKKIKVNKGCLKRCEKRTSIINLKDNPYVIQKHKGSHNSIYSEHNVLNLEILADFPNLLTDVMIDLRDIQTETQVAVSKGQLIELFLDALKQGEEGAVGNVHNALTPTVNQQYHKGI, encoded by the coding sequence GTGAAAAGAGAACAGTTCGAGCTATTGGCACCTGGCGGTGATCTAGATTCAATTAAAGCGGCAATCGCAGCCGGAGCAGACGCAATTTATTGTGGTTTAGACAGGTTTAACGCTCGTAATAGAGCCACAAACCTGACTTTAGATAACCTAAATGGTGTGATTGAACTGGCGCATCAGCATCAATGTAAAATCTTTGTCACGCTTAACGTATTGATATTAGAGAGCGAATTGCCTGCTATTGTGCGTTTGCTCAGTCAGCTGAACACCACAAAAGTGGATGGCGTTATCGTACAAGATTTAGGCTTAGCCTACCTGCTTAAACATCACTTCCCAGAGTTAGATGTGCATGCTTCTACGCAGTTGAACACGCACAATGAAGGACAAATACTGTTTCTGAATCAATTAGGCACCAGTCGCGTGAATTTGTCGCGTGAGCTTAATATTCAAGAAATCAAACATCTTGCGCAATTTGGTTTGCAGCACGATGTATTGATGGAAGTGTTTGTGCATGGCTCTTACTGCATTGGTTTTTCTGGCTTGTGCTACATCAGTTCGGCAAGAAACGGAGCATCTGGCAACCGAGGTCGATGCAGTCAGCCTTGTCGCGATCAGTATCAAACGACAGAAATGGGCAGCCATTACCCGTTAAATTTAAAAGATAATTCTGCTTTTGGCGATCTCGAAGCGCTAGTTGATGCTGGTGTGTATTCATTGAAAGTAGAAGGGCGCATTAAAAAATCTCACTATGTGTTTACTGTGGTGGATAATTGGCGCAAGCAGATAGACAGATTTTGCGATGGTGAGCCACTATTAACCGATAAAACTGAGCTGTATACCGTATTTAACCGCGATTTCTCGAACGGCTTTTTGCAGGGCAACTTTGGCAAAAACATGTTCATTGATAACCCAAGAGATAATGCGGTTACGCATTTCTCTAAAGTGTATCAATGCACCTCAGAAGAGCAGGTCAACAGCGTTAAAACCAAGCTTTACGATGATAAAACGCAAATCATTGAGCATGTGGCTAAGGCAACCGCTGACTTTGATGTGACCGCCGAAACAGGGCATGGTTCGACGTTAAAAAGTGGTATTGATACCTCGAAGATTTTAACTTTGTCTCATCATCAACCAGAGAACGCAGTGGCGCATCTTTCAGTGCTGATTTCATCGCCAGAAGATGTGAGTCTACTGTCTCATTGTGATGTGGACGTGTATTACCAAATGCCAATGGGCGTAAAGGCAGAGCTGGCGAAACTTATCACACTCTTTACTGAGCACCCACAGCTTAAACCTTGTTTCCCTGCCATTTTGATTGGTGAGGATTTCTCCGCTTCAATAGAGTTTTTAGCGGCTGTGCGCCCTGAAATGTTAATCACCAACAATGCAGGTGTGGCGTATCAAGCGCAGCAGATGAATTTAGCATGGGTGGCAGGGCCGCACATGAATACGTCAAACTCATTTGCGATGCATTGTCAGCAACAAGAATTTGGCGCAACTGGTGCGTTCATCTCTAACGAGTTGAGCAAAGTGCAAATTCGTCAGTTAAAGCGTCCACAAAACTTCAGAACCTTCTACAGCATTTATCACCCAAATACTTTGCTAACCAGTCGCCAGTGTTTATTCCAACAAACCGAAGGCTGTAAGAAAATCAAAGTGAATAAAGGCTGTTTAAAACGCTGTGAAAAACGCACGTCCATTATCAATCTAAAAGATAATCCGTATGTCATTCAAAAGCATAAAGGCAGCCACAACAGCATCTACAGTGAGCACAACGTGCTGAACTTAGAGATACTTGCAGATTTCCCTAACTTGCTGACCGATGTAATGATTGATCTTCGAGACATTCAAACTGAAACGCAAGTGGCAGTGTCAAAAGGGCAGTTAATCGAACTCTTTTTAGATGCACTCAAGCAAGGTGAAGAGGGTGCAGTGGGCAATGTCCATAATGCGTTAACACCAACGGTTAATCAGCAGTACCATAAAGGTATCTAG
- a CDS encoding DUF3861 domain-containing protein, giving the protein MIRKARKDHHYSVTIEETTAEGEVQKLQFEFEDREDMFNVVAMMNKDTDLTLEEATRVGVALRLLGPVVMVNRKHTLFSEFMPHFKTFMQSLKKGLKAQQ; this is encoded by the coding sequence ATGATTCGTAAAGCAAGAAAAGATCATCACTACAGCGTAACTATTGAAGAAACTACCGCAGAAGGCGAAGTGCAAAAATTACAATTTGAATTCGAAGATCGTGAAGATATGTTTAACGTGGTAGCGATGATGAATAAAGATACAGACTTAACTTTAGAGGAGGCGACAAGAGTGGGCGTGGCGCTGAGATTGCTTGGGCCTGTGGTGATGGTGAACCGAAAGCACACACTGTTTTCTGAGTTCATGCCGCACTTTAAGACGTTTATGCAGAGTTTGAAAAAGGGCTTAAAGGCGCAGCAATAA
- a CDS encoding DEAD/DEAH box helicase gives MPYSNLPLCPEISTLLAANFKTLTEVQQLAIPSILENKDVLAIAQTGSGKTLAYGIALLEQVRLSPCTTQAIVLVPTRELAQQVSESLLPYANAIDVSAISLCGGIDKDIQKQQLLLSPEILVATPGRLLDLLLDKAIDVSRLHSLVLDEADRLLDMGFWPDIQKIIELLPSKHQTSKHQTAMFSATFSSELQTQAALLLNEPKRIQTTVTNSLVEGIEETLYLVNKGSKANALISELKKNNWPQVLVFIGAKDNADALCKKLNKAGILAAALHGNKSQQEREATLEQFKQKQVNVLIATDLLARGIHIEHLPVVINVELPSHAEAYVHRIGRTARAGEQGIAISLVCHGETEYLSAIRQLTQRELALQELEGFPVTDKPSSGQSKRAPRDKKANRRTQAKKSIKQFKSKH, from the coding sequence ATGCCGTACTCTAACTTGCCACTTTGTCCTGAAATTAGCACTCTTTTAGCCGCTAACTTTAAGACGTTAACCGAAGTTCAGCAGCTTGCTATTCCTTCCATATTGGAAAATAAAGATGTGTTAGCGATAGCACAAACAGGCAGTGGTAAAACCTTGGCGTACGGTATCGCTTTACTTGAGCAAGTACGACTGAGCCCATGTACGACACAAGCCATCGTATTAGTGCCAACGCGTGAGCTTGCCCAGCAAGTGAGCGAATCACTATTGCCATATGCCAATGCGATAGACGTCAGCGCTATCTCTCTTTGTGGTGGCATAGACAAAGACATTCAGAAACAGCAACTATTGCTATCACCTGAGATTTTGGTGGCAACTCCAGGTCGCCTGCTTGATTTGTTACTTGATAAAGCCATCGATGTGAGCCGTTTACATAGCCTGGTTTTAGATGAAGCTGACCGATTATTAGATATGGGTTTTTGGCCTGATATTCAAAAAATCATTGAATTACTGCCGTCAAAACATCAAACGTCAAAACATCAAACCGCCATGTTCTCAGCAACCTTTTCTAGTGAATTACAAACCCAAGCTGCACTGTTACTCAATGAGCCTAAACGTATTCAAACCACAGTAACCAATAGCCTTGTCGAAGGCATTGAAGAAACCTTGTATTTGGTGAATAAAGGCAGCAAAGCCAATGCGCTTATTTCTGAATTAAAGAAAAACAATTGGCCGCAAGTGTTGGTGTTTATTGGCGCTAAAGATAACGCCGATGCGCTTTGCAAAAAGCTCAATAAAGCCGGCATTTTAGCTGCGGCTTTGCATGGCAATAAATCTCAGCAAGAGCGTGAAGCAACTCTAGAGCAGTTTAAACAAAAACAAGTCAACGTTCTTATTGCGACCGACTTACTGGCGCGTGGCATTCATATCGAGCACTTGCCTGTGGTTATTAATGTTGAACTGCCGTCACATGCTGAAGCTTATGTACATCGTATTGGGCGTACTGCGCGAGCTGGTGAGCAAGGCATTGCAATTTCATTGGTGTGTCATGGTGAAACTGAGTATTTAAGCGCGATTCGTCAACTTACCCAGCGAGAGCTGGCACTGCAAGAGCTTGAAGGTTTCCCTGTTACGGATAAGCCCTCTTCAGGTCAAAGTAAACGAGCACCTAGAGATAAAAAAGCGAACCGCCGTACTCAAGCAAAGAAAAGCATTAAGCAGTTTAAAAGTAAGCACTGA
- the fdh3B gene encoding formate dehydrogenase FDH3 subunit beta, giving the protein MARMKFLCDTKRCIECNGCVTACKNENDDALEWGIQRRRVVTLNDGEPGESSISVACMHCTDAPCKAVCPADCFEYTPDGILLHNKDLCIGCGYCLFACPFGAPQFPHTTAFGERGKMDKCTFCAGGLETEAGSEEERLKYGSNRIAEGKLPMCAELCSTKALLAGDAEIVSDIFRQRVVERGAKGAGWSDGEDIAFDATKS; this is encoded by the coding sequence ATGGCTAGAATGAAATTTCTCTGTGATACCAAGCGTTGTATCGAATGTAACGGCTGTGTCACCGCATGTAAAAACGAAAATGATGATGCCCTAGAGTGGGGTATTCAGCGTCGCCGCGTGGTAACCCTTAACGATGGTGAGCCGGGTGAGAGCTCCATTTCTGTTGCGTGTATGCACTGTACGGATGCGCCTTGTAAAGCGGTATGTCCGGCAGATTGTTTTGAATACACCCCTGACGGCATCTTACTACACAATAAAGACTTGTGTATTGGCTGTGGTTACTGCTTATTTGCCTGTCCTTTCGGCGCTCCACAATTTCCACACACGACCGCCTTTGGTGAACGAGGCAAGATGGACAAATGTACGTTCTGTGCAGGCGGCCTTGAAACCGAAGCGGGCTCTGAGGAAGAGCGATTAAAATATGGTAGTAACCGTATTGCTGAAGGTAAGCTTCCTATGTGTGCCGAGCTATGTTCGACCAAAGCACTACTGGCTGGTGATGCAGAAATTGTTTCTGACATCTTCCGTCAACGTGTTGTAGAACGTGGAGCGAAAGGTGCCGGCTGGAGCGATGGTGAAGATATTGCGTTTGATGCGACTAAGAGCTAG